The Euphorbia lathyris chromosome 2, ddEupLath1.1, whole genome shotgun sequence genome includes a window with the following:
- the LOC136219409 gene encoding cytochrome b5-like yields MGGDGKVFTLAQVSEHDNPKDCWLIIGGKVYDVTKFLEDHPGGDDVLLSATGKDATDDFEDVGHSTGARDMMEQYYVGDIDSSTIPQKTTYKPPKQPHYNQDKTSEFIIKLLQFLVPLAILGLAFAVRIYTKSTN; encoded by the exons ATGGGTGGTGATGGAAAAGTTTTCACCCTCGCTCAAGTCTCTGAGCACGACAACCCCAAGGATTGTTGGCTCATTATCGGCGGCAAG GTTTATGATGTGACTAAGTTCTTGGAAGATCATCCCGGTGGAGACGATGTTCTGTTGTCCGCTACAG GAAAAGATGCTACCGATGATTTTGAGGACGTGGGTCACAGCACGGGCGCTAGAGATATGATGGAACAATACTACGTCGGAGATATTGATTCTTCAACCATCCCTCAGAAGACCACCTATAAACCTCCGAAGCAGCCTCACTACAATCAGGATAAGACTTCTGAGTTCATTATCAAGCTCCTGCAATTCCTTGTTCCCCTTGCTATACTGGGTTTGGCATTTGCTGTTCGCATCTACACGAAATCAACTAATTAA